A single genomic interval of Spirosoma linguale DSM 74 harbors:
- a CDS encoding hypothetical protein (KEGG: hypothetical protein LOC716925) — protein MAMDQHAANLIGLTAKAFNGETAAISPTDGISLIDSWLSFLQSEGSATSPLTDALGNLKAELQSGNPNGEHVERIIKALSDQTKKTATTADEDSQPKLTFLAEAIQGFSQQLTGKARRDTSGEQAPMTSTVGGESTHSGAGASAFGTAADDLTDRNGGTVSSGPTVMMDDAADSDGRSAPTRTPDETNDKGSSRVGPGENSAASQESRSDTGRVAGMGVSGGAGDTDYSQSGGRSQY, from the coding sequence ATGGCAATGGATCAACACGCAGCTAACTTAATTGGCTTGACCGCAAAGGCCTTCAATGGCGAAACAGCAGCAATATCACCAACGGATGGCATTTCGCTCATCGACAGCTGGCTCAGCTTTTTACAATCGGAGGGGTCTGCAACGTCACCCCTTACGGATGCCCTCGGCAATCTAAAAGCCGAACTCCAGAGCGGAAACCCAAACGGCGAACACGTCGAACGAATTATAAAGGCCCTGTCCGATCAGACGAAGAAAACGGCAACTACCGCCGATGAGGACAGCCAACCCAAGTTAACCTTCCTAGCCGAAGCCATACAGGGATTCAGCCAGCAGCTAACGGGTAAAGCCCGGCGGGATACGTCTGGTGAGCAGGCACCCATGACCAGTACCGTTGGGGGTGAGTCGACGCATAGCGGGGCGGGGGCTTCGGCCTTCGGCACAGCGGCCGATGACCTGACAGACCGGAACGGCGGCACCGTTAGCAGCGGGCCAACTGTTATGATGGACGATGCAGCCGATAGCGACGGTCGTTCGGCACCGACCCGCACACCCGATGAAACCAACGACAAAGGAAGCTCAAGGGTTGGCCCCGGCGAGAACTCAGCCGCTTCGCAGGAATCCCGGAGCGACACCGGACGGGTAGCGGGTATGGGCGTTTCGGGTGGTGCCGGTGATACGGATTATAGCCAGTCGGGAGGCCGGTCACAGTATTAG
- a CDS encoding hypothetical protein (KEGG: oan:Oant_4037 peptidoglycan binding domain- containing protein), giving the protein MIAKDQNQISLIEETVNTFDGNIDETTATDGLSIIDKWLNRLDSISDETTDDIAETLERLRPEIDTAQRYNRIDNQHIASLLQELIEQTRAVAATPEASAEQEELSQLIAVLENLHRQAASQIS; this is encoded by the coding sequence ATGATTGCGAAAGACCAAAACCAGATCTCTCTGATTGAGGAGACGGTAAATACCTTCGACGGGAACATTGATGAAACGACCGCAACGGACGGACTGTCGATCATTGATAAATGGCTCAACCGACTCGATTCCATAAGCGACGAAACCACCGACGACATTGCCGAAACCCTCGAACGGCTGCGCCCGGAAATTGACACCGCCCAACGGTACAATCGCATCGACAACCAGCATATTGCCTCCCTATTACAGGAATTGATCGAGCAAACCCGGGCAGTAGCGGCCACGCCCGAAGCAAGTGCTGAGCAGGAAGAACTTTCTCAGCTGATTGCGGTACTCGAAAATCTTCATCGGCAGGCAGCCAGCCAAATCAGCTAA
- a CDS encoding class I peptide chain release factor (KEGG: noc:Noc_0430 class I peptide chain release factor), with protein sequence MDARRLQPEVQYQFARSGGAGGQNVNKVATKAELRFDVRNSQLLSEEERTILEEKLASKLTTEGELVLTHQTERTQLANKEKVTKKFYRLIEKAFEKPKPRKATKPSKAAVEERITRKKQKGDVKEKRKKVDY encoded by the coding sequence ATGGATGCCCGTCGTTTACAGCCCGAAGTACAGTATCAATTTGCCCGGAGTGGCGGAGCCGGTGGACAGAACGTCAATAAAGTAGCCACCAAGGCCGAACTGCGTTTCGATGTACGCAACTCGCAGTTGCTCTCCGAAGAAGAACGGACGATTCTGGAAGAGAAACTGGCCAGTAAACTGACCACCGAGGGCGAACTGGTTCTAACACACCAGACCGAGCGAACCCAACTGGCCAACAAGGAGAAGGTAACGAAGAAGTTTTACCGGCTCATTGAAAAGGCTTTCGAGAAACCCAAGCCCCGCAAAGCCACCAAACCGTCCAAAGCCGCCGTAGAGGAGCGTATTACCAGAAAGAAGCAGAAGGGTGATGTGAAGGAAAAGCGAAAAAAAGTGGATTATTGA
- a CDS encoding RNA polymerase, sigma-24 subunit, ECF subfamily (TIGRFAM: RNA polymerase sigma-70 factor; RNA polymerase sigma factor, sigma-70 family~PFAM: Sigma-70 region 4 type 2; sigma-70 region 2 domain protein~KEGG: xau:Xaut_2777 ECF subfamily RNA polymerase sigma-24 factor) → MQVHRLMDSPGQSVPLIPSVSADEPVVSSGEKLSGSDPELFIRAIFREDPRKGCELLFRRYHQALCSHAVRFVYSKETAEDLVSDVFCKFWKTKAYENITSSYRYYLFRSVRNEAYNYLRLEFQILDDLDTAPVLESASGQRPDQVLQFEEVLHRIEELVESLPPQCRKVFLLSRFDGRKYQDIATELGISIKTVEVHIGKALGTVRKGLKEHWLVIGLVVWYFLPF, encoded by the coding sequence ATGCAAGTACATCGGCTGATGGATTCCCCTGGCCAATCCGTTCCCCTAATTCCTTCCGTTTCGGCTGATGAGCCCGTTGTGTCGTCCGGCGAGAAACTCAGTGGCAGTGATCCGGAACTGTTTATCAGGGCCATATTTCGTGAAGACCCCCGAAAAGGCTGTGAATTGCTTTTCCGGCGTTACCATCAGGCGCTGTGCAGTCATGCCGTTCGGTTTGTGTACTCCAAAGAAACGGCCGAAGATCTGGTAAGCGATGTGTTCTGCAAATTCTGGAAAACAAAGGCCTACGAAAACATCACGTCCTCCTATCGCTATTATCTGTTCCGAAGTGTTCGGAACGAAGCATATAATTACCTCCGGCTGGAATTTCAGATCCTCGACGATCTTGATACCGCACCCGTTCTGGAAAGCGCATCCGGCCAGCGTCCCGATCAGGTTTTACAGTTTGAGGAAGTACTGCACCGGATAGAGGAACTGGTTGAGTCACTCCCGCCACAATGCCGGAAGGTCTTTCTGCTGAGTCGTTTTGACGGCAGGAAATACCAGGACATTGCTACAGAACTGGGTATCTCTATCAAAACCGTTGAAGTCCACATTGGGAAAGCACTGGGTACCGTCCGAAAGGGACTCAAAGAGCACTGGCTGGTGATCGGGCTGGTCGTCTGGTATTTTCTGCCTTTTTGA
- a CDS encoding anti-FecI sigma factor, FecR (PFAM: FecR protein~KEGG: pen:PSEEN0275 FecR-like transmembrane sensor), translated as METKITKELVVNHFARKVSPLQRELIAQWLQDKANEEKYYEWLEEWENRNPQYRTQTDNAIQQYAAFLTGNPHLPDTEAPVSELTIVRPNRWRQWLVAASVMLLLGAGIGLFRNQILYKNYTTAFGETQALTLTDGSRVTLNANSSLRVPRWGFGKSNREVFLAGEASFSVTHTPDDRKFIVRTAKKLDIIVLGTEFTVFARKRGARVVLNKGKVQLRYQEGKTARQLLMKPGDLVTLDTRNHMALNPVKQSRFRSVSEEKRFVFEETTLEEVAYLLEDNYGLQVEIKNHELAERVLMGSFRADNVDQLLQSISELLDVNVVRQGQRVQIMDN; from the coding sequence ATGGAAACAAAAATTACGAAAGAGTTAGTGGTCAATCACTTTGCCCGGAAGGTTTCTCCGCTTCAGCGGGAGCTGATCGCCCAGTGGCTCCAGGATAAAGCCAACGAAGAGAAATATTACGAATGGCTGGAAGAATGGGAGAATCGAAACCCGCAATACCGCACGCAGACGGATAACGCCATTCAGCAATACGCAGCTTTTTTAACCGGCAACCCACACCTGCCGGACACGGAAGCCCCCGTTTCTGAGCTTACTATCGTCCGGCCAAACCGCTGGAGGCAGTGGCTGGTAGCCGCTTCTGTTATGCTACTCCTCGGGGCGGGCATTGGGCTGTTTCGCAACCAGATTTTGTACAAGAACTACACAACGGCATTTGGCGAAACGCAAGCCCTGACCCTAACCGATGGCAGTCGGGTTACGCTTAATGCCAACTCCAGTCTGCGGGTGCCGCGCTGGGGGTTCGGTAAATCAAACCGCGAAGTGTTTCTGGCCGGAGAAGCCAGTTTCTCCGTAACGCATACCCCCGACGACCGGAAGTTTATTGTCAGAACGGCGAAAAAGCTGGACATAATCGTACTGGGTACGGAATTTACTGTTTTTGCGCGAAAGCGTGGGGCACGGGTAGTCCTCAACAAAGGGAAAGTACAGCTTCGATACCAGGAAGGCAAAACGGCCAGGCAACTGCTGATGAAGCCCGGCGATCTGGTTACGCTCGACACCCGGAATCATATGGCTTTGAATCCGGTGAAGCAGTCCCGGTTTCGATCCGTTAGCGAGGAAAAGCGGTTTGTTTTTGAAGAGACGACTCTCGAAGAAGTGGCGTACCTGCTCGAAGATAACTATGGGTTGCAGGTGGAGATAAAAAACCACGAACTGGCTGAGCGCGTACTCATGGGATCGTTCCGGGCCGATAACGTCGACCAGCTTCTCCAGTCTATCTCCGAACTTCTGGATGTTAACGTGGTTCGGCAGGGGCAGCGTGTTCAGATTATGGATAACTAA
- a CDS encoding TonB-dependent receptor plug (PFAM: TonB-dependent receptor plug; TonB-dependent receptor~KEGG: mxa:MXAN_4746 TonB-dependent receptor), translated as MANHLRRACGAGILSLLVLVGFQPGWSQSVVLASSVQQKRVATVETTVKRQLKDVLTDLKTQYSVDIMFEMRTVEGLSVAAETLNANATLDRNLEAILQPLGLRFKKVNHNSYLILAARKVKKVTAISGELPVQLLNQSPVSESEPAIKAPALAALVATKTDTKVAVDQPVTGTVKSETGETLPGINVVIKSTTRGTTTDANGRFTLEAPANATLVFSGIGFTTQEVAVNGRTRIDVALLTDNKQLEEVVVVGYGTQKRNSLTNSVAQIGAEEIARRPVSNIQQSLQGQLPGVTVLDQGGSPGRSNTAIRVRGITTFNINGISNTAGTNNGSGGYDMSKNDALVIVDGIEQRLSDINPDDIETISILKDAASTAIYGSRATNGVVLVTTKRAKGSKVQVEYNGYYAIQNSINKPTMMGIEDYMRLQVVAYTNAGAALPARFTESSIQAYVTATDREKYPMPNTWFQTVLQAAPQQNHTLAVAGGTEALRTRLSLRYQDQGGIITNYNSKIGEIRLNTDYTISPKLRVSGDINYRYNYSQAPTIDPINFLFHGSLWAVPKYADGTYGLSTQGNNPLMYAEIGGNSKRSTDYLAGYVKADWEILDGLTFSTQLAGRGFFTQDKNYANSYVNVDKNTNITKTVANNTLTEIRNTLREYTLINLLTYERKFGSHNLKGLLGYSQIGNTQTFLRAYRERFYNNDIQSIGQGANDGTKSNDGNDADYGLRSYFGRVNYDYDGKYLVEVNGRYDGSSKFTGQKQYSFFPSFSAGWRLSKENFWQGLQKTVNDFKLRGSWGITGNQSVNLYSYYASLTGSGYNFNGAAVQGYRQTTLANTDLGWESTTQLDLGLDASFFRSRLNLTVDYYRKLTNDILLNLDIPATIGLIAPPQNAGSVENKGWEFSLNYRGAKNPSGFQYNLGANFSINENKVVDLKGTGPYIIGSDIDPRYIIAVGLPINALWGYKTDGLFQTQQQITEYKATYAANTKPGDVKYIDANGDGKIDANDMTNIGNTFPKFTFGLNSNVSYRNFELNLLFQGAAKVSTRLAGALSEMGNQEGFTHSIYTNNYWTPDNTGARFPRPVKFDLRNVATSDRLVIDGSYVRLKNIQLAYSLPAALASKVRLSRIRTYVSATNVLTFSKLNEWNLDPEAGSGRGVYYPQTSLYTLGLNLQF; from the coding sequence ATGGCAAATCATTTACGAAGGGCCTGTGGCGCAGGCATTCTTTCCTTATTAGTACTGGTTGGGTTTCAGCCCGGCTGGTCGCAGTCGGTTGTGCTGGCCAGTAGTGTTCAGCAGAAGCGGGTAGCCACGGTTGAAACGACGGTGAAGCGACAGCTCAAAGACGTACTCACCGACCTTAAAACCCAGTACAGCGTCGATATTATGTTTGAAATGCGGACGGTCGAGGGGCTTTCTGTGGCAGCAGAGACTCTAAACGCGAACGCTACGCTGGATAGGAACCTGGAAGCGATTTTACAGCCGCTGGGACTTCGGTTTAAAAAAGTAAACCATAACTCGTACCTGATTCTTGCCGCCAGAAAAGTAAAAAAAGTAACGGCCATATCGGGCGAACTTCCGGTGCAGTTACTTAATCAGAGTCCGGTTTCGGAGAGCGAACCCGCCATAAAAGCACCTGCTTTAGCCGCTTTGGTAGCAACAAAGACAGATACCAAAGTAGCCGTCGATCAACCCGTTACGGGAACGGTTAAGAGCGAAACCGGCGAAACCCTGCCCGGCATCAATGTGGTAATCAAGAGTACTACGCGAGGAACCACTACCGATGCCAACGGTCGGTTTACCCTGGAGGCACCCGCCAATGCCACACTTGTTTTCTCGGGAATTGGCTTTACTACCCAGGAGGTAGCCGTAAACGGGCGGACACGTATAGATGTGGCGTTATTGACGGATAATAAGCAACTTGAGGAGGTCGTCGTTGTGGGTTATGGCACCCAGAAACGTAACAGCCTGACCAATTCCGTGGCGCAGATCGGTGCCGAAGAAATTGCCCGTCGGCCGGTTTCCAACATCCAGCAGTCGTTGCAGGGGCAACTGCCGGGCGTTACGGTGCTCGATCAGGGGGGATCGCCGGGCCGTTCCAACACCGCTATTCGCGTTCGTGGGATTACCACATTTAACATTAATGGCATCAGCAACACTGCCGGTACCAATAACGGCAGTGGCGGCTACGACATGAGTAAGAACGATGCGCTGGTGATCGTGGATGGCATCGAGCAACGGCTTTCGGACATTAACCCGGACGATATTGAAACGATCTCAATCCTGAAAGATGCGGCTTCAACGGCCATCTACGGGTCGAGGGCAACCAATGGCGTAGTGCTGGTAACGACCAAACGGGCTAAAGGCAGCAAGGTACAGGTGGAGTACAACGGTTATTATGCCATCCAGAACTCCATCAATAAACCGACCATGATGGGCATTGAAGACTACATGCGGTTACAGGTGGTGGCGTACACCAATGCCGGGGCCGCTTTGCCCGCCCGGTTCACGGAATCGTCTATTCAGGCCTATGTAACGGCCACCGACCGTGAGAAATACCCGATGCCGAACACCTGGTTTCAAACGGTACTACAGGCGGCTCCCCAGCAAAACCACACGCTTGCCGTTGCGGGCGGCACCGAAGCCCTGCGCACCCGGTTGAGCCTGCGCTATCAGGATCAGGGCGGTATCATTACGAACTATAACAGTAAAATCGGGGAGATTCGCCTGAATACCGATTACACGATTTCGCCCAAACTGCGCGTCAGTGGCGATATCAATTACCGGTACAACTACTCGCAGGCACCCACTATCGACCCCATTAACTTTCTGTTTCACGGGTCGCTCTGGGCGGTGCCTAAATATGCCGATGGTACCTACGGACTGAGTACGCAGGGCAATAACCCGCTGATGTACGCCGAAATCGGAGGCAACTCCAAACGCTCGACGGATTATCTGGCGGGCTATGTCAAAGCCGACTGGGAGATTCTCGACGGGCTGACGTTTTCGACACAACTGGCCGGACGAGGCTTTTTCACCCAGGATAAGAACTACGCGAACTCCTACGTGAACGTCGATAAGAATACCAACATTACCAAAACGGTCGCTAACAACACCCTGACCGAAATTCGGAACACGCTTCGCGAATACACGCTGATCAACCTGCTGACGTACGAACGGAAGTTTGGTAGCCATAATCTGAAAGGCTTGCTGGGTTATTCGCAGATTGGCAATACGCAAACGTTCCTGAGGGCTTATCGCGAACGGTTCTATAACAACGACATTCAGTCGATTGGGCAGGGAGCTAACGACGGGACAAAGAGCAATGATGGTAACGATGCGGATTACGGGTTGCGGTCGTACTTCGGTCGGGTAAATTACGACTACGACGGCAAATACCTGGTGGAAGTAAACGGACGGTACGACGGCTCTTCGAAGTTTACGGGCCAGAAGCAGTATAGTTTCTTCCCGTCTTTCTCGGCGGGCTGGCGGCTTTCCAAAGAAAATTTCTGGCAGGGTCTGCAAAAAACGGTCAACGACTTCAAACTGCGTGGCTCGTGGGGCATAACCGGTAACCAGTCGGTGAATCTGTACAGTTATTACGCTTCCCTGACGGGTAGCGGCTACAACTTCAACGGGGCCGCCGTGCAGGGGTATCGGCAAACGACGCTGGCCAATACCGACCTGGGTTGGGAGTCGACAACCCAACTGGATTTAGGGCTGGATGCGTCTTTTTTTCGGAGCCGCCTGAATCTGACGGTCGACTACTACCGGAAGCTCACGAACGATATTTTGCTGAATCTGGATATTCCGGCTACGATCGGGTTGATTGCTCCCCCGCAAAATGCGGGCTCGGTCGAGAATAAAGGCTGGGAGTTTAGCCTGAACTACCGGGGTGCCAAAAATCCATCGGGTTTCCAGTATAACCTGGGAGCCAATTTCAGCATCAACGAGAATAAGGTCGTCGATCTGAAAGGCACCGGCCCGTACATTATTGGGTCAGACATCGACCCCCGCTACATCATTGCCGTTGGTCTGCCCATCAATGCGCTATGGGGCTATAAAACAGATGGCCTTTTCCAGACGCAGCAGCAGATCACCGAATACAAAGCCACTTACGCGGCCAACACTAAACCGGGCGACGTAAAATACATTGATGCCAATGGCGATGGCAAGATCGACGCCAACGACATGACGAACATCGGTAACACGTTCCCCAAGTTCACCTTTGGCCTTAACTCAAACGTTTCCTACCGAAACTTCGAGCTGAATCTGCTCTTTCAGGGAGCTGCTAAAGTAAGCACCCGCCTGGCCGGGGCCTTGTCGGAAATGGGTAATCAGGAGGGCTTTACGCACTCGATCTATACCAATAATTACTGGACGCCCGACAACACCGGTGCCCGCTTCCCCCGCCCGGTCAAGTTCGACTTACGTAACGTAGCCACCTCCGACCGGCTGGTGATCGACGGGTCGTACGTGCGGTTGAAGAACATCCAGCTGGCGTACTCCTTACCGGCGGCTCTGGCGTCGAAAGTGCGGTTGAGCCGGATTCGGACGTACGTGTCGGCTACGAACGTACTTACCTTCTCGAAATTGAATGAGTGGAATCTGGACCCCGAAGCAGGCTCCGGCCGGGGGGTGTATTATCCGCAAACGTCGTTGTATACACTCGGTCTCAACCTGCAATTCTAA
- a CDS encoding RagB/SusD domain protein (PFAM: RagB/SusD domain protein) — MKRITYILLPFLLALSGVLFTACDRELLDTVPNDRLSESLFWRTENDAKLAVNSLYTDLDSTNIFSWDALTDIAHVNQPFDIQSYVEQGQYDATSAKVFGEWAKAYKGIRACNYFLENVSKVPSTNTALINQFKGEARALRAYQYLKLASLFGDVPLVTTAISLDESRNLARAPIAQVWDFVDKELNEAAGLLPTTYAAADKGRFTKGAALGLRARANLMAGRYQQAADAADQVIKLGVYGLNDSYEKLFTYAAENNKEVLLDRQFIKDTYPVNVFALMAPYSQKSANSTFVPTKALVDMYETTAGKLITDATSGYDPANPYANRDPRLKFSVFLTGDVLPSGITFRPEPTSGTADAVGNTYIASTTGFNIKKYINAEDYANPGNNGINIILLRYAEVLLTYAEAKIELNQLDASVISAINTVRNGRSDVKQPSINSTASQAELRAIVRRERIVELAFEGQHLFDIRRWKTAETVLPGPIYGITYKAANGALTTIQVVAVNRTFDKSRHYLWPIPQKERNLTPTLTQNPGW; from the coding sequence ATGAAACGAATAACGTATATACTGCTGCCTTTTCTGCTGGCTTTGTCGGGGGTGTTGTTCACCGCCTGCGACCGGGAGTTGCTGGATACCGTTCCCAACGACCGCCTGTCGGAGAGCCTTTTCTGGAGAACGGAGAACGATGCCAAACTGGCTGTTAACTCCCTCTACACCGACCTCGACAGTACCAACATTTTTAGCTGGGATGCGCTGACGGACATTGCCCACGTAAACCAACCGTTCGATATTCAATCGTATGTCGAACAGGGGCAGTACGACGCCACCAGCGCCAAGGTGTTTGGTGAGTGGGCCAAAGCGTACAAGGGCATCCGGGCGTGCAATTACTTTCTGGAAAATGTGAGTAAAGTGCCGTCTACGAATACGGCTTTGATCAATCAGTTCAAAGGTGAAGCCAGAGCGTTGCGGGCGTATCAATACCTGAAACTGGCGAGTCTGTTTGGCGACGTTCCGCTGGTAACAACGGCTATTTCGCTGGACGAAAGTCGTAATCTGGCCCGTGCGCCCATTGCTCAGGTCTGGGATTTTGTTGATAAGGAGCTGAACGAAGCCGCTGGTCTGTTGCCTACCACCTACGCTGCCGCCGATAAAGGCCGCTTTACCAAAGGGGCTGCCCTGGGGCTTCGGGCGCGGGCCAACCTAATGGCAGGGCGCTACCAGCAGGCCGCCGATGCCGCCGATCAGGTGATTAAACTGGGTGTTTACGGACTGAATGATAGTTACGAAAAGCTCTTCACCTATGCCGCCGAAAACAATAAGGAAGTGTTGCTGGACCGGCAGTTCATCAAAGACACCTACCCGGTCAATGTGTTTGCGCTGATGGCTCCTTATAGCCAGAAAAGTGCTAACAGTACCTTCGTGCCCACCAAAGCACTGGTCGATATGTACGAAACAACCGCCGGGAAGCTGATTACCGATGCCACCAGCGGCTACGACCCCGCGAATCCTTACGCTAACCGCGACCCCCGGCTTAAGTTCTCCGTTTTCCTGACGGGCGATGTGCTGCCGAGCGGAATCACCTTCCGTCCCGAGCCAACCAGCGGTACGGCCGATGCCGTGGGGAACACCTACATTGCGTCGACAACGGGTTTTAATATCAAGAAATACATCAACGCCGAGGATTACGCCAACCCCGGCAACAATGGCATTAACATCATTCTGCTACGATATGCCGAGGTTTTGCTGACCTACGCCGAAGCGAAAATTGAGTTGAATCAACTGGACGCCAGTGTTATTTCCGCTATCAACACCGTTCGTAATGGCCGTTCCGACGTAAAACAGCCGTCTATCAACAGCACCGCCAGTCAGGCAGAGTTACGGGCTATTGTACGTCGGGAACGGATCGTTGAACTGGCGTTCGAAGGGCAGCACCTGTTCGATATCCGGCGCTGGAAAACCGCCGAAACAGTGCTGCCCGGTCCTATTTACGGGATTACCTACAAAGCGGCTAACGGTGCCTTAACGACTATTCAGGTAGTGGCCGTAAACCGCACCTTCGATAAGTCGCGGCATTACCTCTGGCCCATCCCGCAGAAAGAACGTAACCTAACCCCCACGCTCACGCAAAATCCGGGCTGGTAA